From one Plasmodium malariae genome assembly, chromosome: 12 genomic stretch:
- the PmUG01_12074500 gene encoding protein prenyltransferase alpha subunit, putative — MHGRRANNSKDENIKLEKVKELIPLVNDLIKKKRANIYEKEYVDITTAILKKCPYLQTLWNYRREYFESIKDEYVNVNVDTNDVKEDADKKNCSKQRLNELKKMMQNENIMIEEILSRFNKCNELWFHKLWVVKYCLKNNLTNIQDLLEELKYCKGSFYKDDRNYHCWNYRSYVIACIYISIRKNEREKVGGNNRVEQNESNNVIAQDCNNFNVHRLNYELSKELIEHNFSNFSAWFLKYSLKESFININDELNLIKNAIFTDPFDQSLWEFYRWFLFQKGNYKEEIFFILLQDNSIYFFFQNLVKVNVDKSKCYNLNSEEISGVWNKQLITMNNPLDNLESYVYIFKANEKFSLSHFTYLKFSLYYFKYNIYEHDKINYGKNILQDLLTGCDYSLKEENQFEYSIVYEINFQYFSKNEHFKLLQDYNNKNRKSCRFSSKKDCTNIYASLYEYINYSNILLSTARNMDFGLLQSELEQINELLYLESNCKFALFTKFEILKRLEKFDQMFQLLELLKNVDHIRVQYYNDWEVELRIQKKIYNYYQDSEIDDSNKVLDLSGLNIDRIDYPLMIEAFFIPKINLSNNLISVSCTGKFTVNFLYNLKELDLSNNKIKNFVNLMKNLYNLKLLKKLDVSNNDLVNFDEDLDNFEFVILPILKEINIMDSNISTLLNQKYKDKSKLNTFDVVRDKHKMVLSR; from the exons atgcatggGAGAAGAGCAAACAATTCTAAAGAtgagaatataaaattagaaaaagtCAAAGAATTAATCCCATTAGTAAatgatttaattaaaaagaagagagcaaatatatatgaaaaggaATACGTTGATATAACAACggctattttaaaaaaatgccCTTATCTCCAAACACTGTGGAATTATAGGAGGGAATATTTTGAATCCATAAAAGATGAATACGTAAATGTGAATGTTGATACTAACGATGTTAAGGAAG ATGCGGACAAAAAGAATTGCTCTAAACAGCGCTTGAACgaattaaaaaagatgatGCAAAACGAAAATATAATGATTGAAGAAATCCTGAGTAGATTTAACAAGTGCAACGAATTGTGGTTTCATAAATTATGGGTAGTAAAATATTgcttgaaaaataatttaacaaatattCAAGATTTACTAGAAGAgctaaaatattgtaaaggTTCCTTTTATAAAGATGACAGAAATTACCATTGTTGGAATTACAGGTCTTATGTAATtgcgtgtatatatatatcaataagAAAGAATGAAAGGGAAAAAGTAGGAGGTAATAATAGAGttgaacaaaatgaaagtaATAACGTTATTGCACAAgattgtaataattttaatgtacaTAGATTGAATTACGAACTATCGAAAGAACTAATTGAAcacaatttttcaaatttttctgCTTGGTTTTTGAAATATTCTTTGAAAGAATCGTTTATCAATATAAATGATGAGTTaaacttaataaaaaatgcaatTTTTACAGACCCATTTGATCAAAGCTTATGGGAGTTTTATAGATGGTTCCTTTTTCAAAAAGGGAATTACaaagaagaaattttttttatcctattACAAGataattctatttattttttttttcaaaacttAGTTAAAGTAAATGTGGATAAATCTAAGTGTTACAATTTAAATAGTGAGGAAATAAGTGGAGTCTGGAATAAACAATTAATTACTATGAACAATCCACTGGACAATTTGGAAtcttatgtatacatttttaaagctaatgaaaaattttctcTAAGTCATTTCACATATCTAAagttttctttatattattttaaatacaatatatatgaacatgataaaataaattatggaaaaaacATATTACAAGATTTGCTAACTGGTTGTGATTATTCTTTAAAGGAAGAAAACCAATTTGAATATAGCATAGTGTACGAAATTAATTTTCAGtacttttcaaaaaatgaacattttaaattattacaagattataacaataaaaatagaaaaagctGTCGTTTCTCAAGTAAAAAAGAttgtacaaatatttatgctagtttatatgaatatataaattattccaATATTCTCTTAAGTACAGCAAGAAATATGGATTTTGGTTTGTTGCAATCTGAACttgaacaaataaatgaattactATATTTAGAGAGTAACTGCAAGTTTGCATTATTTACAAA atttgaaatattaaaaagactGGAAAAATTCGACCAAATGTTCCAATTACTTGAGCTGTTGAAGAATGTTGACCACATCAGGGTGCAGTACTACAATGACTGGGAAGTAGAACTAAGGATACA aaaaaaaatatataactactACCAGGATTCCGAAATag ATGATAGCAATAAAGTGTTAGACCTGAGTGGTTTAAATATTGACCGTATAGATTACCCCCTTATGATTGAGGCTTTTTTTATACCGAAAATTAATTTGTCCAATAATCTTATATCAGTATc ATGTACGGGTAAATTTActgtaaattttttgtataatctGAAGGAACTAGACCTAagtaacaataaaataaaaaattttgttaaccttatgaaaaatttatataaccTAAAATTATTGAAGAA aCTTGATGTGAGTAACAATGATTTAGTAAATTTTGATGAGGATCTCGACAATTTCGAGTTTGTTATATTACCTATATTGAA ggaaattaatattatgGATAGTAATATTTCCACCCTATTAAATCAAAAATACAAAGATAAAAGTAAGTTGAATACTTTTGATGTTGTTCGGGATAAGCACAAAATGGTTTTATCGAGATAA
- the PmUG01_12074600 gene encoding conserved Plasmodium protein, unknown function: MNNLNLKEKNISKTVKNNYERKNVEDVRPNISKPYVDLFDVQKNNMDDDHYLYNCDDIMEESSSRNSDINNKTIDEHLKSYNYNNYKVDSEYITSNKYVNGGRKLDHKMNRTKLNEEASRILRKDNIYNTYINNNTCCSTSNNNSNSYNNSYCSCKNSSNKQNNDVTINIVSKHYNNLIKNTNKGIENISSNCDAILQKRNYDSISDISSAFLVNKEDSTHDYNNYSYSNYNNYSDYNDHFDHVDRRFYSGNSDYINHKHHNSRNDNSVCYNESNSNKRECVLYEKGNAINSNLHSMQVGRTDIILRDNDLCSISLRNDEELENAVCLDIDDNKPKSNLSNTLQNSDKEGTNKSRIKIYNIFNNLNIKKSNSANIGIINFLRNKRNNKYTCDSKGVRNDNPERGALSSRDIHNTSGNASGNVSGNSSGNVSGNSSGNVSGNSSGNSSGNVSGNASGNVSGNVSGNVSGNNNSDLNNSSQNTIHQINSSHNSDTPNCSHNGSTRNATTNNLHDSSPVSKGCIYENEEEESKMLTVHNMGELQCIKENRGEMLKGELSYNNSKIASNETLKILEKKDGSNNNNFYKNASNDYLKKNENIAEICSMVDSVKIQQNNPFSIYHYVKKEQAKNASNVDLTSARINHPNENNGKSGIKNSSKNSSKNRSKNRRNQQHNDSYRSNSSSHSNRNSKSNNNILTYANTNKNCSSVNDVVRNIVDKFKMEKKSLDIFKTLSEIQSIQSSNYDTYSKIFLKNDITSQQQKAVVKRKKILNNDNNHYYKEGVVTDEDCHFNMKWNEDGNSLVKEDKKNEKIELNDDSSSKYISTYSEASSTSSTKPLSTSKSKPKGHNLKSSISHGKEIKNMNGKKFFLIKSSYLKKCKEVKNMQSNRNRSHSIIDGISCMYENPKKYYNIIRGDDISDCKIISSSNKVVYNDAATCTSNYNNPEIYAKKKNEKKNKNRNKINSKSSKNSRSSKNSRSSKNSRSSKNSRSSKNSKSSKNSKSSKSSKNSKSSKSSKNSNSKNCKNYKNSMKINDNNKLYDTSINMNSDISISGKNSNSNCRNNFINDDEGEGNVFPDSDSSNGNYQNRKGRIRIRSGNYSNEYDVLEYNKYKEDVEVNCDANGNADGDDVNHNNSYNNSDENSLVNGSLVSVQHVMQGDRNKRNDNDIGNNSTTKYNTYENCKDYYCIDKNSNTQIWGKLKSAQDNDQINTMKKKNKEVLSKDKHTFMKHEMNGYYEERCDDISKNKKKAKYIVIDDESGICLEKGDKINSKNNLFSSTKKRYNIKRSRNKNILCKEIDSKSESSSNGGSSIRSGGSSSRNGCVTSANNGKYLNIQNVRSKSVCGKPIHDKAVCIKNNNASSGNNHNTCSCDSDLSCGSNLNCDRNVESNRNNVNNTVSIFKEQMQNRTSDCITYKKNELNIYTSNELLFKSNSYSNNKVRGIYNKNKETNIPSVMENLNAHGNHRNSIIYLKANIGKGGGNETNCTKYISNETQGDNIIKIDNKERAILKNKNIIMINTNRSDSSSTSSNNNSKYMGEKNNCFTIPVYSKNENIVSCNIGINKLNKEEEQKRRGLCANGNVPFLNKKEIYIAVNKRKLKEKNMVQRDSYINSAHVRNPGSVANYRGCLSRSCSGNNHGSSNVGSIHRGSSNPGSSKRGSSNSGSSNPDSSNRGSILRSNNSFYVQTSKKRKKKKKSEKQMSKNCQDFSYIPKSTCRTLGNVFKNGNMKTRDTHLKYITPLNNVKSEKLNVNILKEGKEHTNESREYECNNMEMESALTEEGTITDKKIIKKKKEEQRIIKNINYSSNQQKVDNKDETLIFIENGKMVNTFHKNLKCSNNNIQNVKQVSSEDMCKYVELQDHSRKTKNDNNKGINMANGDITYNNACEKESFLFYKDNLSIEQDKKLGRINSNKPKKNKEKLNLNINFKKDESIAYQNNINKTGNYKIYDAKKYSANNNFFSKQVHDNCEENITNTFSSQEKEVVNMNNRKDIIPKSHELTDKGSSITIKYMKRYAKEAKKKSNTHGNNVLNKELQKKTAFIYERLGDCKIVRNKLSLPQNFIPKYAQKNIDKNPFYLYSSKRNENINLGLNIYQTSPILNNKIEAGGKKIVNNVSLYSSTEDENKRKNIINTCFPFSKKNKNNFIIFTPSLYSCTNHSDKCKSDGELTSIMKKETKGKNILNECRGNYRIDKKHSCKSTSIQSYSFPEDIITNSVHIEKNIEIQNNTATMSSMTKGTTHCSDVFFSLNGGNNFCSSKNKNNKRSGNSCGINATINNMRVNSVNKEEGKRSNMPMKNFVVSDELGADSSLLSEVLLINRENVNNLNSVNSMNSWNSLNSMNNMNNLNNMNNMNSLNRMNNMNSLNRMNNMNILNSLNSMNSLNSYNSSNNAINGGGKSNFSNYLSVDLYDILKNYKEKSDKYLNKKYINDLDRISQLIQQFMNTYSCSENLKSIFQLLKYEIDKIKRESSYFCNDKKYVVFTIPINDVEGKNYDNYNISTQQKDPIYEYNFDNRIVENVDNNMPKDGCTNFIGNIVISDLKKVCKLVKNCNSANYNNNISNSVRSDVSNCNINGNINTDSNSDSSSDSNNNDGCSRKDSKRMYRSICMKTPYTCFLKSIYSKEMKLNRSIMNLTKTDKQNKYWIKKKKLNNNINESFLSKMNIFIIKHNNHVYKFKLNNNFLLKNNLLNNYTNNNSNSNSNSNSNTNNNANNNSNNKKKGKIVNFDFLYNNIFLKNCNRGKVVLNELALTYAHCMDGNTDNQLCDHNSKDILNSPYGKSIDMNMYNIVHNDAHENIDDLFFSDDEVNLIYMYNNHLNEKVYSLEKLDLTKNENSVSFPRNDSSIAQEYTLKKEEKKLKNNNNNKINNKEEITDKKLQMAINR, encoded by the coding sequence ATGAATAacttaaatttaaaagaaaaaaatatttccaagacagtaaaaaacaattacgaaagaaaaaatgtagaGGACGTGAGGCCAAATATTAGCAAACCATATGTAGATCTTTTTGATGTACAAAAGAACAATATGGATGATGAtcattatttgtataattgCGATGATATAATGGAGGAAAGTAGTAGTAGAAATAgtgatataaataataaaactattGATGAGcatttaaaaagttataattataataattacaagGTTGATTCAGAATATATAACtagtaataaatatgtaaatggGGGAAGAAAACTAGATCATAAAATGAATAGAACAAAACTTAATGAAGAAGCAAGTAGAATTTTAAGAAAAGATAATATCtataacacatatataaataataatacatgcTGTAGTACtagtaacaataacagcAACAGTTACAATAACAGTTACTGTAGCTGTAAGAATAGCAGCAACAAACAGAATAATGATGTAACTATTAACATTGTAAGTAAGCACtacaataatttaattaaaaacacCAATAAAGGAATAGAAAACATAAGTAGTAATTGTGATGCCATCTTACAAAAACGTAACTATGATAGTATATCTGATATTAGCAGTGCATTCTTAGTAAATAAAGAAGACAGTACTCATgactataataattatagttACAGTAATTACAATAACTACAGTGATTACAATGATCATTTTGATCATGTTGATCGCAGATTCTACAGTGGTAACAGCGATTATATCAATCATAAGCATCATAACAGTCGTAATGACAACAGTGTCTGTTATAACGAGagtaacagtaataaaaGGGAGTGTGTTCTTTACGAAAAAGGTAATGCAATAAACAGCAACCTTCATAGCATGCAAGTAGGTAGAACGGACATTATATTAAGGGATAATGACCTTTGCTCTATAAGTTTACGCAATGATGAAGAATTAGAAAATGCTGTTTGTCTAGATATTGATGATAATAAACCAAAGAGCAATCTTAGTAATACTCTACAAAATAGTGATAAAGAGGGCACGAATAAAAgtagaattaaaatttataacattttcaataatttgaatattaaaaagagcAATAGTGCAAATATAGGGATTATAAactttttaagaaataagaggaacaataaatatacctGTGACAGTAAAGGTGTTAGAAATGATAACCCAGAGAGGGGTGCCCTCAGCAGCAGAGATATTCACAATACCAGTGGTAATGCCAGCGGAAATGTTAGCGGTAATTCCAGCGGAAATGTTAGCGGTAATTCCAGCGGAAATGTTAGCGGTAATTCCAGCGGTAATTCCAGCGGAAATGTTAGCGGTAATGCCAGCGGTAACGTCAGCGGTAACGTCAGCGGTAACGTCAGCGGTAACAACAACAGCGACCTTAATAATTCTAGTCAAAATACCATCCACCAAATAAACAGTAGTCACAATAGCGACACCCCAAATTGCAGCCATAATGGAAGCACAAGAAACGCTACAACCAACAACTTACATGATAGTTCTCCTGTATCGAAGGGATGCATATACGAAAACGAAGAAGAAGAGAGTAAAATGTTAACAGTACACAATATGGGTGAACTACAAtgcataaaagaaaatagagGGGAAATGTTAAAGGGGGAATTATCATATAATAACTCAAAAATTGCATCCAACGAAACGTTGAAAATTTTGGAAAAGAAGGATggaagtaataataacaatttttataaaaatgcatCAAATGattatctaaaaaaaaatgaaaatatagcAGAAATATGCAGTATGGTGGATTCTGTGAAAATACAGCAAAATAATCCCTTCAGCATATATCATTATGTGAAAAAGGAGCAAGCGAAGAATGCAAGTAATGTTGACCTGACGAGTGCTCGTATAAATCATCCAAACGAGAACAACGGAAAAAGCGGTATTAAAAATAGCAGTAAAAATAGCAGTAAAAACAGAAGCAAAAACAGAAGGAACCAACAGCACAACGATAGTTACAGAAGTAATAGCAGTAGCCATAGCAATCGTAATAGTAAAAGCAATAACAACATTTTGACGTATGCCAATACGAATAAGAATTGCTCAAGTGTGAATGATGTAGTACGTAATATTGTTGACAAatttaaaatggaaaaaaaaagtttagacatttttaaaacactGTCAGAAATACAAAGCATACAGAGTAGTAATTACGATActtattcaaaaatttttctaaaaaatgatataactAGCCAACAACAAAAAGCTgttgtaaaaagaaaaaaaatattaaataatgataataaccATTATTACAAAGAAGGAGTAGTAACTGATGAGGATTGCCATTTTAATATGAAATGGAATGAAGATGGTAACTCATTAGTTAAagaagacaaaaaaaatgaaaaaattgaattaaatGATGACTCATCGAGTAAATACATTTCCACCTATTCTGAAGCATCTTCCACTAGTAGCACCAAACCTTTGTCGACATCTAAAAGTAAACCTAAAGGACATAACTTAAAATCCTCCATTTCACATGggaaagaaattaaaaatatgaacggcaagaaattttttttaattaaatcaagttatttaaagaaatgtAAAGAAGTTAAGAATATGCAAAGTAACAGAAATAGAAGTCACTCCATAATAGATGGTATAAGCTGCATGTACGAAAATCCGAAAAAGTACTACAATATAATTAGGGGTGATGATATTAGTGACTGCAAAATTATCAGCAGTAGTAATAAAGTTGTCTATAATGATGCTGCTACATGCACCAGTAATTATAACAACCCCGAAATATACGCAAAGAAAAAGaacgaaaagaaaaataagaacagGAATAAGATTAATAGTAAGAGTAGTAAAAATAGTAGGAGTAGTAAAAATAGTAGGAGTAGTAAAAATAGTAGGAGTAGTAAAAATAGTAGAAGTAGTAAAAATAGTAAGAGTAGTAAAAATAGTAAGAGTAGTAAGAGTAGTAAAAATAGTAAGAGTAGTAAGAGtagtaaaaatagtaatagtaagaATTGTAAGAATTATAAGAATAgtatgaaaataaatgataataataagcTATATGATACAAGTATAAACATGAACAGTGATATTAGCATCTCTGGTAAAAATAGTAACAGCAATTGTAGaaacaattttataaatgacGACGAAGGTGAAGGAAATGTTTTCCCAGATAGTGACTCATCTAATGGTAATTATCAAAACAGAAAGGGTCGTATCAGAATCAGAAGTGGAAATTATTCAAACGAATATGACGTTTtggaatataataaatataaggaGGATGTTGAAGTTAATTGTGATGCCAATGGTAATGCCGATGGTGATGATgttaatcataataatagttaCAACAACTCAGATGAAAATTCTCTAGTAAACGGAAGCCTCGTTTCTGTGCAACACGTCATGCAAGGAGATAggaataaaagaaatgataaCGATATAGGTAATAATAGTACTACCAAATATAACACTTACGAAAATTGTAAGGATTATTATTGTAtagataaaaatagtaatacaCAAATCTGGGGGAAATTAAAAAGTGCACAAGATAATGATCAAATTAAtactatgaaaaaaaaaaataaggaagtTTTGTCAAAAGataaacatacatttatGAAACATGAAATGAATGGATATTATGAGGAAAGATGTGATGATATCTctaaaaataagaagaaagCCAAATACATTGTTATTGACGATGAAAGTGGTATATGCTTAGAAAAGGGtgacaaaataaatagtaaaaataatttgtttagtagtactaaaaaaagatacaatATTAAGAGAAGTAggaataagaatatattatgtaaagaGATTGACAGTAAAAGTGAAAGTAGTAGTAATGGCGGTAGTAGTATTAGAAGTGGTGGTAGTAGTAGCAGAAATGGTTGCGTCACCTCTGCTAATAATGGAAAATACCTGAACATTCAAAATGTTAGAAGTAAATCGGTTTGTGGAAAGCCAATTCATGATAAAGCTGTCTGTATCAAAAACAACAATGCGAGTAGCGGCAATAACCATAACACTTGCAGTTGTGATAGTGATTTGAGCTGTGGTAGTAACTTGAACTGTGATAGAAATGTAGAGAGCAATAGAAACAATGTAAATAATACTGTgtcaatttttaaagaacAAATGCAAAACAGGACTAGTGATTGCAtcacttataaaaaaaatgaattaaatatttataccaGTAATGAACTCctttttaaaagtaatagttatagtaataataaagtaagaggaatatataataaaaataaggaaactAATATTCCTAGTGTAATGGAAAATTTAAACGCACACGGTAATCATAGAAACAGTATAATATATCTCAAAGCTAATATAGGGAAAGGGGGAGGAAATGAAACTAATTGTACCAAATATATTAGTAATGAAACCCAAGgtgataatataataaaaatcgATAATAAGGAAAGAGCCATtttaaagaacaaaaatataataatgatcAACACAAACAGGAGCGACAGTAGTAGTACCTcaagcaataataatagtaaatatatgGGCGAGAAAAATAACTGCTTTACCATCCCAGTTTATAGTAAAAATGAGAATATAGTTAGCTGCAATATAGGAATAAATAAACTCAATAAGGAAGAAGAACAGAAACGTAGAGGGTTGTGCGCAAACGGAAATGTaccctttttaaataaaaaagaaatatatatagcagtgaataaaagaaaattaaaagaaaaaaatatggtcCAAAGGGACTCCTATATAAATAGTGCACATGTAAGGAACCCAGGAAGCGTTGCAAATTATAGGGGATGTTTGTCAAGAAGTTGCAGTGGTAACAATCATGGAAGTAGCAATGTAGGTAGCATCCATCGAGGTAGCAGCAATCCAGGTAGCAGTAAACGAGGTAGTAGCAATTCAGGTAGCAGCAATCCAGATAGCAGCAATCGAGGAAGTATCCTTCGAAGTAATAATTCCTTTTACGTGCAAACttcgaaaaaaagaaaaaaaaaaaaaaaaagcgagAAGCAAATGAGCAAAAATTGTCAAGATTTTTCGTACATCCCCAAATCCACGTGTCGCACACTTGGAAacgtttttaaaaatggGAATATGAAAACTAGAGATACtcatttgaaatatattactccattaaataatgtaaaaagtgaaaaattaaatgtaaacaTTTTGAAAGAAGGAAAGGAACATACAAATGAGAGCAGAGAATATGAATGTAATAATATGGAGATGGAAAGTGCATTAACCGAAGAAGGAACAATTactgataaaaaaattataaaaaaaaaaaaggaagaacaAAGGATTATAAAGaacataaattattctaGTAACCAACAAAAAGTGGATAACAAGGACGAAACGTTGATCTTTATTGAAAATGGCAAAATGGTAAATacatttcataaaaatttaaagtgttcaaataataatattcaaaatgtGAAACAGGTAAGCAGCGAGGATATGTGCAAATATGTGGAGCTACAAGATCATAGTAGAAAgacaaaaaatgataataacaaAGGTATCAACATGGCGAATGGTGATATCACATATAATAATGCTTGTGAAAAGGAGTCTTTCCTTTTCTATAAGGATAATTTAAGCATTGAGCAAGATAAAAAGCTAGGTAgaataaattcaaataaaccaaaaaaaaataaggaaaaattaaatttaaatataaattttaaaaaagacgAATCGATTGCctatcaaaataatattaataaaacaggaaattataaaatatatgatgcTAAAAAATACAGtgctaataataattttttttcaaaacaaGTGCACGATAATTGTGAAGAGAACATTACTAATACGTTCAGTTCACAAGAAAAGGAAGTAgtaaatatgaacaatagAAAAGATATAATTCCAAAATCTCATGAATTAACTGACAAGGGATCATctattacaataaaatacatGAAAAGATATGCAAAGGAAGCAAAGAAGAAAAGTAATACACATGGAAATAATGTTCTAAATAAAgaacttcaaaaaaaaacagcttttatttatgaaagATTAGGAGACTGTAAAATTGTACGAAATAAACTTTCTTTAccacaaaattttattcccAAATATGCTCAAAagaatatagataaaaatcctttttacttatattcaTCTAagagaaatgaaaatataaatttaggactaaatatatatcaaaccTCGCCGATTTTAAACAACAAAATAGAAGCaggtggaaaaaaaatagtcaACAATGTATCACTATATAGTAGTACAGAAGATGAAAACAAAAGGAAGAATATCATTAATACTTGTTTTCCTTTtagtaagaaaaataaaaataattttatcatatttaccCCAAGTTTATACTCGTGTACGAATCATTCGGACAAATGTAAAAGCGACGGAGAGCTAACGAGtattatgaaaaaggaaacaaaagggaaaaacattttaaatgaatGCAGAGGTAATTATAGGATTGATAAAAAACATAGTTGTAAGAGCACTTCAATTCAAAGCTACTCCTTTCCAGAAGACATCATAACAAACAGTGTTCATATtgagaaaaatatagaaatacaaaataacaCCGCAACAATGAGTTCTATGACGAAAGGGACTACACATTGTAGCGACGTTTTCTTTTCACTGAATGGGggaaataatttttgcagtagtaaaaataagaataataaacgTAGTGGGAATAGCTGTGGTATCAATGCCACCATAAATAATATGCGTGTTAATAGTGTCAATAAGGAAGAAGGTAAAAGAAGTAATATGCCtatgaaaaattttgttGTATCTGACGAACTAGGCGCTGATTCATCACTCCTAAGTGAAGTGCTACTAATAAATAGGGAAAACGTGAATAATTTGAATAGTGTAAACAGCATGAATAGCTGGAACAGTTTGAATAGCatgaataatatgaacaatttgaataacatgaataatatgaacaGCCTGAACAGaatgaataatatgaacaGCCTGAACAGaatgaataatatgaacatCCTGAACAGCTTGAATAGTATGAATAGTCTGAACAGCTATAACAGTTCGAATAATGCAATTAACGGAGGGGGGAAATCAAATTTTAGCAATTATCTTTCTGTGGACCTTTATGACATACTCAAGAATTACAAGGAAAAATCAGACAAATATCTAAATaagaaatacataaatgaTTTAGATAGAATTAGTCAACTCATTCAGCAATTTATGAACACATATTCTTGCagtgaaaatttaaaatcaATTTTTCAACTTCTGAAGTATGAAATTGACAAAATTAAGAGAGAAagttcatatttttgtaacgataaaaaatatgtggtTTTTACTATACCCATAAATGATGTAGagggaaaaaattatgataattataatattagtaCTCAACAGAAAGACcctatatatgaatataactTTGATAATCGTATTGTGGAAAATGTAGATAATAATATGCCAAAGGATGGATGTACCAATTTTATTGGAAATATAGTAATATCGGATTTAAAAAAGGTATGTAAGTTagttaaaaattgtaatagtgcaaattataacaataatattagtaatagTGTTAGAAGTGACGTTAGtaattgtaatattaatGGTAATATTAACACTGATAGTAATAGTGATAGCAGTAGCgatagcaataataatgatgGATGTTCAAGGAAAGATAGTAAAAGAATGTATAGGAGTATATGTATGAAAACACCATATACCTGTTTTCTTAAAAGTATTTATAGTAAGGAGATGAAGCTCAACCGTTCCATCATGAACCTCACGAAAAcagataaacaaaataaatattggataaaaaaaaaaaaattaaataacaatattaatgaaaGTTTCTTATCaaaaatgaacatatttattataaagcATAATAATCATGTGTATAAATTTaagttaaataataatttccttttaaaaaataaccttttaaataattatacgaataataatagtaacagtaatagtaacagtaatagtaatactaataataatgctaataataatagcaataataaaaagaaaggaaaaattgttaattttgacttcttatataataacatatttctCAAAAATTGTAATAGAGGCAAAGTTGTTCTCAACGAATTGGCATTAACTTATGCACATTGTATGGATGGAAATACGGACAATCAACTATGCGATCATAATAGTAAAGATATACTTAATTCTCCATATGGCAAAAGTATTGATATGAACATGTACAACATCGTACATAATGATGCACATGAGAATATAGATGACCTATTTTTTTCAGATGATGAAGTgaatcttatatatatgtataataatcaTCTTAATGAGAAGGTATACAGTTTAGAAAAACTagatttaacaaaaaatgaaaattctgTATCGTTCCCACGTAATGATAGTTCCATAGCGCAGgaatatactttaaaaaaagaggaaaaaaaattgaaaaataataataataataaaataaataataaagaagaaataacAGATAAGAAATTACAAATGGCAATTAACAGGTAA